A window of the Parabacteroides merdae ATCC 43184 genome harbors these coding sequences:
- a CDS encoding SusC/RagA family TonB-linked outer membrane protein, whose translation MERYSLNHLFRMLGCFMLCIMFTATAFAQQKTIKGTVVDATGEPLIGVNVSVKGTTIGIITDIDGNYTLEVPSKSTIVFSYIGYQTQEVAVSNQSTINVTLKEDTQKLEEVVVVGYGTQKKVTVTGSVASVSGEELKASPTTNLTNGMVGRMPGVIGFQTADEPGGGGTTIRIRGTNSLGSNDPLVVIDGVPDRDGGMNRLNPTEIESISVLKDASAAIYGARAANGVILITTKRGKEGKPVVSFNASAGFSQPTRLPKMTNSYEYATMLNEVLPGSFSDEQLEGFRTHANPWKYPDTDWFDEIVKGASPLYRADIGVSGGTEKVKYYANFGANGEDGLYRNSANRYDQYSLRTNLDVKTSKYVDFQLGVTARLEDTKYPAKGAGDIFGAARRSRPDQVAWWPSGEPGPAVERGDNPAVTSTDLAGFDHYKNQYIQNNLSVNIKVPWIEGLTLRGNGSYDIHFQNRRLMKKPVYLYTWDGTTEGSEGLSASKQWLDTPQLERKHSEQIGWMLNGLIDYNRTFGQHTIGVTFGMEGQKKQYEETWAFRQGFISDSKPELSLGGEEGQSARGYSWKETRLNYFGRASYNYLERYLFEFVWRVDGSYRFPKESRYGFFPGVSLAWRASEENWWKDNIRFIDYFKLRGSVSQTGNDALVDGDGNYDHSIQYLTTYAFNNAGTVFGGQENKRLYPSRTPNPNITWEVGTTYNVGLDFKFLQNRLSWETDVFYHKRTNMLISRNASLPEITGITLPRENLGEMKNRGFESLVSWQDKIGEVEYGASLNMTYARNEITFWDEVQNVPEYQFSTGRPVGSRNMLLYVADGIFHTQAEIDEARAKGLLYSDNTVPGDIRFKDMNGDGKIDGLDRIRPEKNQEPRFVAGLTLTAKWKGFDLMMLWQGATGAEVYIETWSGLVGNFLKSDYDKRWTPENPYSEGPRTWDRENQYWINNDNTYFMRNANYLRLKNIELGYTFNFEGLKKAGISNLRLYTNGTNLITIDGVKDADPEQRDASLGGYPLRKIINFGVQATF comes from the coding sequence ATGGAAAGATATTCTTTAAACCATTTATTCAGGATGCTCGGCTGTTTTATGCTTTGCATCATGTTTACAGCAACGGCATTCGCACAACAAAAGACTATAAAAGGAACTGTTGTGGATGCGACCGGTGAGCCCTTAATCGGTGTCAACGTATCAGTAAAAGGGACAACAATCGGTATAATCACCGATATTGACGGCAATTACACATTGGAAGTTCCCTCCAAATCAACTATCGTCTTTTCTTACATCGGCTATCAAACTCAAGAGGTTGCAGTAAGTAACCAATCAACGATCAATGTAACTTTAAAAGAAGACACTCAAAAACTGGAAGAAGTCGTAGTAGTCGGCTACGGCACACAAAAGAAAGTGACTGTAACCGGTTCTGTTGCCAGTGTATCCGGCGAAGAACTGAAAGCCTCACCGACAACCAACCTTACCAACGGCATGGTAGGCCGTATGCCAGGTGTTATCGGTTTTCAGACAGCTGATGAACCGGGTGGTGGCGGTACCACAATTCGTATACGTGGTACAAATTCTTTAGGCAGTAATGACCCATTGGTTGTAATCGATGGTGTGCCCGACCGTGATGGTGGTATGAACCGATTGAACCCGACTGAAATTGAATCAATCTCCGTATTGAAAGACGCATCTGCCGCCATCTATGGTGCACGTGCAGCGAACGGTGTAATTTTAATTACAACAAAACGCGGAAAAGAAGGTAAACCAGTTGTTTCATTTAACGCAAGTGCAGGTTTCTCACAACCAACCCGTTTACCCAAAATGACTAATTCATACGAATATGCAACCATGTTGAACGAAGTTCTTCCGGGCTCTTTCTCTGACGAACAACTCGAAGGTTTCCGCACACACGCCAATCCGTGGAAATATCCAGACACCGACTGGTTTGATGAAATCGTAAAAGGCGCCTCTCCGCTATATCGTGCAGACATCGGCGTATCTGGTGGTACAGAAAAAGTAAAATATTACGCAAACTTCGGAGCTAATGGTGAAGACGGTTTGTACAGAAATTCCGCCAATCGATACGATCAGTACAGTCTGCGTACGAACTTGGATGTCAAGACCAGTAAGTATGTTGATTTCCAATTAGGTGTAACAGCCCGCTTGGAGGACACTAAATATCCGGCTAAAGGAGCAGGTGATATTTTTGGTGCAGCCCGCCGTTCTCGTCCCGACCAGGTAGCATGGTGGCCTTCAGGCGAACCGGGACCTGCAGTTGAACGCGGTGACAACCCGGCTGTAACCAGCACTGACTTGGCAGGTTTCGACCACTATAAGAACCAGTACATCCAAAACAATTTGTCAGTCAATATAAAAGTACCTTGGATCGAAGGTCTAACTTTACGCGGAAACGGTTCTTACGACATCCACTTCCAAAACCGCCGTTTGATGAAAAAACCGGTGTACTTGTACACATGGGATGGAACAACTGAAGGGAGCGAAGGATTGAGTGCATCCAAACAATGGTTGGACACTCCACAATTGGAACGTAAACACAGTGAGCAAATCGGTTGGATGCTAAACGGATTAATCGACTACAATCGTACATTCGGACAACACACTATAGGTGTTACTTTCGGTATGGAAGGACAGAAAAAGCAATACGAAGAAACATGGGCATTCCGTCAAGGTTTCATCTCCGATTCCAAACCGGAATTGAGTTTAGGGGGTGAAGAAGGGCAGTCTGCAAGAGGTTATTCTTGGAAAGAAACCCGATTGAACTATTTCGGACGTGCTTCTTATAACTACTTGGAACGCTACTTATTCGAATTTGTTTGGCGTGTAGATGGTTCTTACCGTTTCCCGAAAGAGAGCCGCTATGGATTCTTCCCCGGCGTTTCTTTAGCTTGGCGTGCTTCTGAAGAAAATTGGTGGAAAGATAATATCCGCTTTATCGATTACTTCAAACTGCGTGGTTCGGTTTCTCAGACAGGTAACGATGCATTGGTAGACGGAGATGGCAACTATGACCACTCCATCCAATATCTGACTACTTACGCATTCAACAATGCCGGTACTGTATTCGGTGGCCAGGAAAACAAACGTCTCTATCCGAGCCGTACTCCCAACCCGAATATCACTTGGGAAGTGGGTACAACTTACAATGTCGGCTTAGACTTCAAATTCTTGCAGAATCGCCTGAGTTGGGAAACAGACGTTTTCTATCACAAACGAACCAACATGCTGATCTCCCGTAATGCTTCTCTGCCTGAAATCACCGGTATCACATTACCTCGTGAAAACCTGGGAGAAATGAAGAATAGAGGCTTCGAATCATTGGTCAGCTGGCAGGATAAGATCGGAGAAGTCGAATATGGAGCATCTCTGAACATGACGTATGCACGCAACGAAATCACTTTTTGGGATGAAGTACAAAATGTGCCCGAATACCAATTCTCGACCGGCAGACCGGTAGGTAGCCGCAATATGTTACTCTACGTTGCAGACGGCATTTTCCATACACAAGCAGAAATTGATGAAGCACGTGCAAAAGGGTTATTATATTCAGACAACACCGTTCCGGGTGACATCCGTTTTAAAGATATGAATGGTGACGGTAAAATAGATGGTTTGGATCGTATCCGTCCAGAGAAGAACCAGGAACCTCGTTTTGTTGCCGGTCTGACCCTGACAGCCAAGTGGAAAGGCTTCGATTTGATGATGTTATGGCAGGGAGCAACCGGGGCTGAAGTGTATATCGAGACATGGTCAGGCTTAGTTGGCAACTTCTTGAAGAGCGACTACGACAAACGTTGGACACCGGAAAATCCGTATTCGGAAGGACCGCGTACATGGGACCGTGAAAACCAGTATTGGATCAACAACGACAATACCTATTTCATGAGAAATGCCAACTACCTACGTCTGAAAAATATTGAATTGGGTTATACATTCAATTTCGAAGGATTGAAAAAAGCGGGCATTTCCAATTTGCGTCTTTACACCAACGGGACCAACTTGA